In Procambarus clarkii isolate CNS0578487 chromosome 25, FALCON_Pclarkii_2.0, whole genome shotgun sequence, the following proteins share a genomic window:
- the LOC123756359 gene encoding uncharacterized protein isoform X2 — MKVTYELLLLWVAVVSLWSSFSYTTAAINHHIKDHPIRYFTERALPSTRESNSDNNVRGEFAYNKIWISKPDRRGLWKRQINNKGSWRRPEHGRDWTRINITSPWDLNKRSASQTSFSALKLVTSNKDLASPLFGIRDFIVDSKIPIEVSTKGSESSPTVSEAYDMDTNSLSIGSKSSEINSRALENLSQGQGEASIHLSQPNSNVRSAATDTKRPVAQVLSAGTSATMAKSPYVNSNLRCFCPNKICYNFEIGSSYLVRDLVSKETVQSTVDYVDSEVCTGESKRVGIESREELHFLVSCLLCNNTNFGGTKNMTNILTSGLVMSEDQDQLKIHNGVTGEWTGWDTAVDPSVTEKGIVVLDPNTGMPVAEQHIMPRINYALLLPGDFKMSCDAENTYEEWGLLSYNAKKSAIIMTGYVICETKMNFTTLAPQTSTTTTTTTTQGSKTPSSTTVTTTSSLSTTSKTPDGCCQLPQTNLMDLTELASGTLTNMPRGVSEVCPGQVVEVGCRLGYSGSLELGCDATGPSLVVTTDSCVLNWILDVQDMVESRNVSAVAIADQVKNNTLQHQQLTYNDLSTLNGVVSNLNSLFQDQVKEINETEQRVVQALNYTTKVLGITSDILSVPPTWTGLKTMEAGQMGSFLLLNLETSGFIVADQVTNDTVTFLEPQVNMTVISTPREELSGKELYLPGPSEPTFLHLPQDFVTLFPEKQPQAKLVGFFLQQQAASLALPASLSRNVPHARYKIINSLVVSLTLDKAGNSANFTSLTDGVLLSFRHTVKESGPYFRDLYRDARPGEVATPVPATARCVYWEDSFSMWAPEGCDLVNSTPQATFCRCSHLTMIAILTDLHHHVGRDPVLDTLGTILTSASCLSLLAAFSIFHFIKSLQGPRTAITKQLCVSLGCSHLLLLLLLDPDFLKQSKTMCEVSATILHYWVTASVCWMLSQGAHLLQTVVHVLSPTTAMPAYWLVGYGVPAVVVVVTLLVAYGAGTWLTQNAYAPPDSEYCWLSTDGYIWAFTGPLLVVIVVNTLSMIMALRSAAVLRANKRKTLPQQVRLWVKGCFSLNCLLGCTWVFGLLYINTGHVFAYLFTILNASQGIMILVLHCFVNRTVRKAVISNLPECLFKCLPKRGKPAPMRPPSPIRKSVVPSPASSNPQRDPKSRQHPTACTCNHRQHNIRDLQHCGKCRRHSERENCVASNLSYCSSNDGLHGDNDHRQYCNNLKHKFCSNYQQCSDDDRLQRSDDDRQQRSDDDRQQHRPDDDRQHRSDDDRQQHRPDDDRQQHHPDDDRQQRSDDDRQHSSRMAPAPLQISPSLTNRVSRAGSEWSNSTRFSYISDGPGSENSSVRRISLESYGSSISDESLTSSPNLASSGSSEGSYRAIVVSPEMPQGPHDDRLDGVESDNLRFVPGFDSILECDERSPRSENAISFF; from the exons ATGAAAGTGACTTACGAACTGTTGCTTTTGTGGGTTGCGGTAGTGTCCTTGTGGTCGTCCTTTTCCTACACCACTgccgccatcaaccaccacatAAAAGACCACCCTATACGCTACTTTACAGAGAGGGCGCTGCCCTCTACGAGAGAATCCAATTCTGATAATAATGTTCGCGGTGAATTTGCCTACAATAAGATATGGATTAGCAAACCTGATCGTAGAGGTCTCTGGAAGAGGCAGATCAATAACAAGGGATCGTGGAGGAGACCTGAACACGGTAGAGATTGGACGAGAATTAACATAACGTCACCGTGGGACCTAAACAAGAGAAGCGCAAGTCAGACCAGCTTTTCAGCGCTGAAACTTGTTACATCTAATAAGGACCTTGCGTCTCCACTCTTTGGCATTCGGGATTTTATTGTTGATTCTAAAATCCCTATAGAAGTCTCTACAAAAGGTTCTGAATCATCTCCAACAGTCTCTGAAGCCTATGACATGGACACTAACTCCCTTTCAATAGGCTCCAAATCATCGGAGATTAATAGCAGAGCACTCGAGAATCTGTCTCAAGGCCAGGGAGAAGCTTCAATTCACTTGAGTCAACCAAACAGCAACGTTCGTTCAGCAGCCACAGATACCAAACGTCCAGTGGCGCAGGTCTTGTCTGCCGGGACTTCAGCTACGATGGCCAAGTCTCCCTACGTCAACTCCAACCTCCGTTGTTTTTGTCCCAACAAAATCTGCTACAACTTCGAAATTGGAAGCTCGTACCTAGTTCGCG ATTTAGTCTCAAAGGAGACCGTGCAGAGCACGGTCGATTACGTGGACTCAGAGGTATGTACAGGAGAGAGCAAGAGGGTAGGCATTGAGAGTAGGGAGGAGCTGCATTTCCTGGTCTCCTGCCTTCTGTGCAACAACACCAACTTTGGAG GAACGAAGAACATGACGAACATTCTGACCTCCGGCCTGGTGATGAGCGAAGACCAAGACCAATTGAAGATCCACAACGGCGTGACTG GAGAGTGGACAGGATGGGACACTGCAGTGGACCCATCCGTGACTGAGAAGGGAATCGTCGTGCTCGACCCCAACACAGGAATGCCCGTGGCAGAGCAGCACATCATGCCACGAATAAATTACGCTCTGCTCCTCCCGGGCGACTTCAAGATGTCGTGTGACGCTG AAAACACCTACGAGGAATGGGGCCTCCTGAGCTACAATGCAAAGAAATCTGCAATAATTATGACTGGTTACGTCATCTGCGAAACTAAAATGAACTTCACGACTCTTGCACCCCAGACCTCCacgaccactactaccaccacgacACAAGGATCTAAGACCCCTTCGTCGACTACAGTCACGACTACATCGTCTTTATCCACTACATCAAAGACCCCtgatg GATGCTGCCAGCTGCCACAGACGAATCTGATGGATCTAACAGAGCTAGCCAGTGGAACACTGACGAATATGCCG CGTGGAGTGAGCGAGGTGTGTCCAGGGCAGGTGGTAGAGGTAGGCTGCCGCCTTGGGTACTCCGGCAGCTTGGAGCTGGGATGTgatgctacaggtccatcactggTGGTCACTACAGACTCCTGCGTTCTTAACTGGATCCTAGACGTCCAGGACATG GTAGAGTCGAGGAACGTCTCGGCCGTTGCCATAGCTGATCAGGTCAAGAACAACACTCTTCAGCACCAGCAGCTGACCTATAATGACCTCAGCACTCTAAATGGTGTTGTTTCCAACCTTAATAGTCTCTTTCAAGACCAG GTAAAGGAGATAAATGAGACCGAGCAGCGTGTGGTTCAGGCCCTGAACTACACCACTAAGGTGTTGGGGATAACTAGTGACATCCTAAGTGTACCACCCACATGGACAGGCCTCAAAACG ATGGAGGCCGGTCAAATGGGGTCCTTTCTCTTGTTGAACTTGGAGACGTCAGGATTCATCGTAGCTGACCAGGTCACCAATGATACCGTGACCTTCCTTGAACCCCAGGTCAACATGACTGTAATCTCCACACCCAG AGAGGAGTTATCTGGCAAAGAGCtgtacttacctggccccagcgaGCCGACCTTCTTACACCTGCCACAGGACTTCGTGACCCTTTTCCCAGAAAAGCAGCCGCAGGCCAAGCTGGTGGGATTCTTCCTGCAGCAGCAGGCAGCTTCCTTGGCTTTGCCAGCCAGTCTCAGTAG GAACGTGCCACACGCCAGATACAAAATTATCAACAGCCTGGTGGTGAGCCTGACATTGGACAAGGCGGGAAACTCTGCAAATTTCACGTCGCTGACTGATGGAGTTCTGTTGAGTTTCCGTCATACTGTTAAGGAGAGCGGTCCCTACTTCAG AGATCTGTACCGGGATGCCAGGCCGGGGGAGGTGGCCACGCCCGTCCCCGCTACTGCCCGCTGTGTCTACTGGGAGGACTCCTTCAG CATGTGGGCTCCTGAagggtgtgatctggtcaactcgACGCCTCAGGCGACCTTCTGCAGGTGTTCCCACCTCACCATGATCGCCATCCTCACTGACCTCCACCATCATGTT GGTCGTGACCCCGTGTTGGACACGCTGGGCACCATTCTCACCTCTGCTTCATGTCTCTCCCTACTGGCAGCCTTCAGCATCTTTCACTTCATCAA GAGTTTACAGGGCCCCCGCACCGCCATCACCAAGCAGCTGTGTGTCTCTCTGGGATGTTCACACCTCCTTCTCCTGCTCCTGCTAGATCCAGACTTCCTCAAACAATCAAAG ACCATGTGCGAGGTGTCTGCTACGATACTTCACTACTGGGTCACTGCTAGTGTGTGCTGGATGCTCAGCCAGGGAGCCCACCTGCTGCAGACGGTCGTCCACGTCCTCTCTCCAACCACAGCTATGCCCGCTTACTG GCTGGTCGGGTATGGTGTTccggccgtggtggtggtggtgaccctgctgGTGGCCTACGGCGCGGGCACCTGGCTGACGCAGAACGCGTACGCTCCTCCCGACAGTGAATA CTGTTGGCTCTCCACTGATGGATATATATGGGCCTTCACCGGACCTCtgctggtggtgattgtg GTAAACACCCTCAGCATGATCATGGCACTACGGTCTGCTGCCGTACTGAGGGCCAACAAACGGAAAACGCTTCCACAGCAAGTCAG GTTGTGGGTGAAGGGGTGCTTCTCCCTTAACTGTCTGCTGGGGTGCACCTGGGTGTTTGGTCTCCTCTACATCAACACCGGACACGTCTTTGCTTATCTCTTCACCATCCTCAACGCCTCTCAG GGCATCATGATTCTGGTGCTGCATTGCTTCGTAAACCGGACAGTTAGGAAGGCTGTTATCTCCAACCTGCCCGAGTGCCTTTTCAAATGCCTTCCTAAG CGCGGAAAACCCGCTCCTATGAGGCCACCCTCACCTATTAGAAAGTCGGTCGTCCCTTCTCCAGCCTCCAGTAATCCACAGCGGGACCCTAAGAGTCGACAACATCCCACAGCCTGCACTTGCAACCATCGCCAACACAACATCCGTGACCTCCAACACTGCGGGAAATGCCGGCGCCATAGCGAGCGTGAAAATTGCGTCGCCAGTAATCTATCGTATTGTTCCTCTAACGATGGGCTACACGGTGATAACGATCACCGACAATATTGCAACAATCTGAAACATAAATTTTGTAGCAATTACCAACAATGTTCTGACGACGATCGCCTGCAGCGCTCAGACGACGATCGGCAACAGCGCTCCGACGACGATCGCCAGCAGCACCGCCCCGACGACGATCGGCAGCACCGCTCCGACGACGATCGCCAGCAGCACCGCCCCGACGACGATCG CCAGCAGCACCACCCCGACGACGATCGACAACAGCGCTCAGACGACGATCGGCAGCACTCTTCTAG AATGGCACCGGCGCCACTGCAGATATCACCGTCACTGACCAACAGGGTCTCCAGAGCTGGTAGCGAGTGGTCCAACAGCACTCGATTCTCCTACATATCAG ACGGACCTGGCAGCGAGAACTCATCAGTGCGTAGGATATCACTCGAATCCTATGGATCCTCCATTTCGGATGAATCCTTGACATCCTCGCCAAACCTGGCATCCTCTGGCTCATCAGAAGGATCGTACAGAGCTATAGTAGTTTCCCCGGAGATGCCACAAGGTCCCCATGATGACAGGTTAGATGGGGTAGAGTCCGATAATCTACGCTTCGTTCCAGGATTCGACTCTATTTTGGAGTGTGATGAGAGAAGCCCTCGTTCTGAGAATGCTATATCCTTCTTCTAG
- the LOC123756359 gene encoding adhesion G protein-coupled receptor L2 isoform X3, which translates to MTNILTSGLVMSEDQDQLKIHNGVTGEWTGWDTAVDPSVTEKGIVVLDPNTGMPVAEQHIMPRINYALLLPGDFKMSCDAENTYEEWGLLSYNAKKSAIIMTGYVICETKMNFTTLAPQTSTTTTTTTTQGSKTPSSTTVTTTSSLSTTSKTPDGCCQLPQTNLMDLTELASGTLTNMPRGVSEVCPGQVVEVGCRLGYSGSLELGCDATGPSLVVTTDSCVLNWILDVQDMVESRNVSAVAIADQVKNNTLQHQQLTYNDLSTLNGVVSNLNSLFQDQVKEINETEQRVVQALNYTTKVLGITSDILSVPPTWTGLKTMEAGQMGSFLLLNLETSGFIVADQVTNDTVTFLEPQVNMTVISTPREELSGKELYLPGPSEPTFLHLPQDFVTLFPEKQPQAKLVGFFLQQQAASLALPASLSRNVPHARYKIINSLVVSLTLDKAGNSANFTSLTDGVLLSFRHTVKESGPYFRDLYRDARPGEVATPVPATARCVYWEDSFSMWAPEGCDLVNSTPQATFCRCSHLTMIAILTDLHHHVGRDPVLDTLGTILTSASCLSLLAAFSIFHFIKSLQGPRTAITKQLCVSLGCSHLLLLLLLDPDFLKQSKTMCEVSATILHYWVTASVCWMLSQGAHLLQTVVHVLSPTTAMPAYWLVGYGVPAVVVVVTLLVAYGAGTWLTQNAYAPPDSEYCWLSTDGYIWAFTGPLLVVIVVNTLSMIMALRSAAVLRANKRKTLPQQVRLWVKGCFSLNCLLGCTWVFGLLYINTGHVFAYLFTILNASQGIMILVLHCFVNRTVRKAVISNLPECLFKCLPKRGKPAPMRPPSPIRKSVVPSPASSNPQRDPKSRQHPTACTCNHRQHNIRDLQHCGKCRRHSERENCVASNLSYCSSNDGLHGDNDHRQYCNNLKHKFCSNYQQCSDDDRLQRSDDDRQQRSDDDRQQHRPDDDRQHRSDDDRQQHRPDDDRQHRSDDDRQHRSDDDRQQHHPDDDRQQRSDDDRQHSSRMAPAPLQISPSLTNRVSRAGSEWSNSTRFSYISDGPGSENSSVRRISLESYGSSISDESLTSSPNLASSGSSEGSYRAIVVSPEMPQGPHDDRLDGVESDNLRFVPGFDSILECDERSPRSENAISFF; encoded by the exons ATGACGAACATTCTGACCTCCGGCCTGGTGATGAGCGAAGACCAAGACCAATTGAAGATCCACAACGGCGTGACTG GAGAGTGGACAGGATGGGACACTGCAGTGGACCCATCCGTGACTGAGAAGGGAATCGTCGTGCTCGACCCCAACACAGGAATGCCCGTGGCAGAGCAGCACATCATGCCACGAATAAATTACGCTCTGCTCCTCCCGGGCGACTTCAAGATGTCGTGTGACGCTG AAAACACCTACGAGGAATGGGGCCTCCTGAGCTACAATGCAAAGAAATCTGCAATAATTATGACTGGTTACGTCATCTGCGAAACTAAAATGAACTTCACGACTCTTGCACCCCAGACCTCCacgaccactactaccaccacgacACAAGGATCTAAGACCCCTTCGTCGACTACAGTCACGACTACATCGTCTTTATCCACTACATCAAAGACCCCtgatg GATGCTGCCAGCTGCCACAGACGAATCTGATGGATCTAACAGAGCTAGCCAGTGGAACACTGACGAATATGCCG CGTGGAGTGAGCGAGGTGTGTCCAGGGCAGGTGGTAGAGGTAGGCTGCCGCCTTGGGTACTCCGGCAGCTTGGAGCTGGGATGTgatgctacaggtccatcactggTGGTCACTACAGACTCCTGCGTTCTTAACTGGATCCTAGACGTCCAGGACATG GTAGAGTCGAGGAACGTCTCGGCCGTTGCCATAGCTGATCAGGTCAAGAACAACACTCTTCAGCACCAGCAGCTGACCTATAATGACCTCAGCACTCTAAATGGTGTTGTTTCCAACCTTAATAGTCTCTTTCAAGACCAG GTAAAGGAGATAAATGAGACCGAGCAGCGTGTGGTTCAGGCCCTGAACTACACCACTAAGGTGTTGGGGATAACTAGTGACATCCTAAGTGTACCACCCACATGGACAGGCCTCAAAACG ATGGAGGCCGGTCAAATGGGGTCCTTTCTCTTGTTGAACTTGGAGACGTCAGGATTCATCGTAGCTGACCAGGTCACCAATGATACCGTGACCTTCCTTGAACCCCAGGTCAACATGACTGTAATCTCCACACCCAG AGAGGAGTTATCTGGCAAAGAGCtgtacttacctggccccagcgaGCCGACCTTCTTACACCTGCCACAGGACTTCGTGACCCTTTTCCCAGAAAAGCAGCCGCAGGCCAAGCTGGTGGGATTCTTCCTGCAGCAGCAGGCAGCTTCCTTGGCTTTGCCAGCCAGTCTCAGTAG GAACGTGCCACACGCCAGATACAAAATTATCAACAGCCTGGTGGTGAGCCTGACATTGGACAAGGCGGGAAACTCTGCAAATTTCACGTCGCTGACTGATGGAGTTCTGTTGAGTTTCCGTCATACTGTTAAGGAGAGCGGTCCCTACTTCAG AGATCTGTACCGGGATGCCAGGCCGGGGGAGGTGGCCACGCCCGTCCCCGCTACTGCCCGCTGTGTCTACTGGGAGGACTCCTTCAG CATGTGGGCTCCTGAagggtgtgatctggtcaactcgACGCCTCAGGCGACCTTCTGCAGGTGTTCCCACCTCACCATGATCGCCATCCTCACTGACCTCCACCATCATGTT GGTCGTGACCCCGTGTTGGACACGCTGGGCACCATTCTCACCTCTGCTTCATGTCTCTCCCTACTGGCAGCCTTCAGCATCTTTCACTTCATCAA GAGTTTACAGGGCCCCCGCACCGCCATCACCAAGCAGCTGTGTGTCTCTCTGGGATGTTCACACCTCCTTCTCCTGCTCCTGCTAGATCCAGACTTCCTCAAACAATCAAAG ACCATGTGCGAGGTGTCTGCTACGATACTTCACTACTGGGTCACTGCTAGTGTGTGCTGGATGCTCAGCCAGGGAGCCCACCTGCTGCAGACGGTCGTCCACGTCCTCTCTCCAACCACAGCTATGCCCGCTTACTG GCTGGTCGGGTATGGTGTTccggccgtggtggtggtggtgaccctgctgGTGGCCTACGGCGCGGGCACCTGGCTGACGCAGAACGCGTACGCTCCTCCCGACAGTGAATA CTGTTGGCTCTCCACTGATGGATATATATGGGCCTTCACCGGACCTCtgctggtggtgattgtg GTAAACACCCTCAGCATGATCATGGCACTACGGTCTGCTGCCGTACTGAGGGCCAACAAACGGAAAACGCTTCCACAGCAAGTCAG GTTGTGGGTGAAGGGGTGCTTCTCCCTTAACTGTCTGCTGGGGTGCACCTGGGTGTTTGGTCTCCTCTACATCAACACCGGACACGTCTTTGCTTATCTCTTCACCATCCTCAACGCCTCTCAG GGCATCATGATTCTGGTGCTGCATTGCTTCGTAAACCGGACAGTTAGGAAGGCTGTTATCTCCAACCTGCCCGAGTGCCTTTTCAAATGCCTTCCTAAG CGCGGAAAACCCGCTCCTATGAGGCCACCCTCACCTATTAGAAAGTCGGTCGTCCCTTCTCCAGCCTCCAGTAATCCACAGCGGGACCCTAAGAGTCGACAACATCCCACAGCCTGCACTTGCAACCATCGCCAACACAACATCCGTGACCTCCAACACTGCGGGAAATGCCGGCGCCATAGCGAGCGTGAAAATTGCGTCGCCAGTAATCTATCGTATTGTTCCTCTAACGATGGGCTACACGGTGATAACGATCACCGACAATATTGCAACAATCTGAAACATAAATTTTGTAGCAATTACCAACAATGTTCTGACGACGATCGCCTGCAGCGCTCAGACGACGATCGGCAACAGCGCTCCGACGACGATCGCCAGCAGCACCGCCCCGACGACGATCGGCAGCACCGCTCCGACGACGATCGCCAGCAGCACCGCCCCGACGACGATCGGCAGCACCGCTCCGACGACGATCGGCAGCACCGCTCCGACGACGATCGCCAGCAGCACCACCCCGACGACGATCGACAACAGCGCTCAGACGACGATCGGCAGCACTCTTCTAG AATGGCACCGGCGCCACTGCAGATATCACCGTCACTGACCAACAGGGTCTCCAGAGCTGGTAGCGAGTGGTCCAACAGCACTCGATTCTCCTACATATCAG ACGGACCTGGCAGCGAGAACTCATCAGTGCGTAGGATATCACTCGAATCCTATGGATCCTCCATTTCGGATGAATCCTTGACATCCTCGCCAAACCTGGCATCCTCTGGCTCATCAGAAGGATCGTACAGAGCTATAGTAGTTTCCCCGGAGATGCCACAAGGTCCCCATGATGACAGGTTAGATGGGGTAGAGTCCGATAATCTACGCTTCGTTCCAGGATTCGACTCTATTTTGGAGTGTGATGAGAGAAGCCCTCGTTCTGAGAATGCTATATCCTTCTTCTAG